A segment of the Synechococcus sp. CBW1002 genome:
CAACGGGGCGTGGCCGACCTCCTGAGCCGCGAACAGGTGCAGGCGGTGCTCTGTGCCACCGCCTTTGCCTCGGTAAGCGTCTCGGAGGCAGGGCTGGGGGCGCCGCTGTGGGAGGCCCTGAACGTGCCGGTGCTGCAGCTGCTCACCAGCGGCCAGCCGCGCGCCACCTGGCAGGCCAGCAGCATTGGCCTCGGGCCGGTGGATCTGTCGCTGCAGGTGGCGTTGCCGGAACTGGATGGCCGGCTCACCACCCGCATCGGCGCCTTCAAGGAAACCGAGCAAGCCAGTGAACGGTTATCCGTGGCCTTGACGCGTTACCGGCCCGACCCGGAGCGGTTGGCTTGGATCGCCCAGCTCACGGCCCACTGGATCCGGCTGCGGACGACCGCGGCCGCGGAGCGGCGCGTGGCACTCGTGCTGGCCAATTACCCCACGCGCAACAGTCGCCTGGCCAACGGTGTCGGGCTGGACACGCCAGCCAGCGCCGCCCTGATGCTGCAGTGGCTGGCGCAGGCCGGCTACGACCTGGCGGATCCCGACCAGGACCTTGCCCTTGGTGCTACCCGTCACGAGCCGGCACTGCCCGCCGATGGCGACGCCCTGATCCAGCGCCTGCTGGCGGGCCGCAGCAACGACCCCGAGAGCGGTCACCGGCCGGCCCTGGACCATCTTCCCCTGGAGTGCTACGTGCAGTGGTACGCATCCCTGCCGCCGGCAGGCCGGGAGCGGCTGGAAGCCGTCTGGGGTCCGCCGGAGCGGGATGGCGGCCTGGAGGCGGCCGGCTTTCCGATCCGTGGATTGCGCTTCGGGCGGGTGGTGCTGCTGATCCAGCCGGAACGGGGCTATGACCGCGATCCCAGCCTCAGCTATCACAGCCCCGATCTGCCGCCCACCCATGCCTACCTGGCCCAGTACCTGTGGCTGCGGCAGAGCTTCGCAGCCCAGGTGGTGGTGCATGTGGGCAAGCACGGCAATCTCGAATGGCTGCCCGGCAAGGGCCTGGGCCTCTCGTCCGACTGCTATCCGGAATGGGCCCTGGGGCCGATGCCGCACCTCTATCCCTTCATCGTCAATGACCCGGGCGAGGGGTCGCAAGCCAAGCGCCGGGCCCAGGCGGTGATCCTCGATCACCTCACCCCACCGCTGGGGCGGGCCGGGCTCCATGGCGACCTGCAGGAACTGGAGGCACTGCTCGACGAATACTGGGAGGCCTGCCAACTGGGCAGCGAACGCGCCATCTCCCTGCGCAGGCGGCTGGCCGAACGTCTGGAGGGACTGGAATTTCCCCTGGAGCCCGGCAGTTGCCAGGAAGAGGAAGAATCGACTGCGATCCGGACCCTGGAGGAGCGCCTTGAGGCAGCCGATGGCTATCTCTGCGAGCTGAAGGAGGCTCAGATCCGCCTGGGGCTGCACACCTACGGCACCCTGCCGTCGGCCGGCAAATTGACCGAACTGCTGCTTTGCCTGGCCCGCGCACCGCAGGACCGCCAACCGGGTTTCACGCAGGCGCTGGCCCGGGACCTCAACCTCGACCTCGACCCCTGGAGCGATCCGGAGGAGGCGCGCCTGAGCGAGCTCGACCGGCAACGTCTGCAGGCGCTGCAGGCTCAGCAGTGCTCGGTACCCCTGCGCCACGTGGGCGATGGTGTGGTGTTGCTGGAGCAGGCCGCTCTGGCGCTGCTCCAACCGCTGCTGAAGGACCCTGAAGACAGCGATTCCGGGGTCACAGCTGCAGCCCAGCCGCCGGTGTGGGGCGCCAGCACGGCAGCCGCCCTGGACAGGGTCCAGACCGTTCTGCTGCCACGGCTGCTGGCCTGTGGCGATGCCGAACAGCAGGCCTTTCTGCGGGGACTGGCCGGCGAGCGCATCGCCGCCGGGCCTTCCGGTGCCCCCACCCGCGGCCGCCCCGATCTCTTGCCCACGGGCCGCAACTTCTATTCGGTCGATCTGCGGGGCCTGCCCACCGAAGCGGCCTGGGATCTGGGACGCCGCAGTGCCGCCCTGCTGCTGGAGTTGCACCTCCAGGAGCAGGGCGACGACCTGCGCTGCCTGGCCCTGTCGGTGTGGGGCACAGCCACGATGCGCAACGGTGGCGAAGACATCGCCCAGGCCCTGGCCCTGCTGGGGGTGCAACCGGTCTGGGACGGACCCACCCGGCGGATGGTGGATCTCGAGCTGATTCCCCTGCGCGTGCTGCAGCGGCCACGGGTGGACGTGACCCTGCGGATCTCGGGGCTGTTCCGCGACGCCTTTCCCCAGCTGGTGGGCTGGATCAACCGGGCCACGGCCATGGTGGCGGCGCTGGATGAACCCGAGGAGTCCAATCCCCTGGCGGCGGCGGCCCGCCGCGAGGGCCACAGCGGCCGTGTCTATGGATCGGCGCCAGGGGCCTACGGCGCCGGTCTGCAGGGCCTGATCGACAGCGGCCACTGGGAGGAGCGCCGCGATCTGGGGGAGGCCTTCCTCAACTGGAGTCAGTGGCGGTATGACGGGGACGCCGGTCTGGGCAGCTCAGCCGGCTCGACGGCTCTGGCCCCCGGGGCGATTGACGCCCGCATCGATCGCAGCGGTCTGGAGCGGCGGCTGCGCCACGTTGAGGTGGTGTTGCACAACCAGGACAACCGCGAGCACGACCTGCTCGACTCGGATGATTACTACCAGTTCCAGGGAGGCCTCAGCGCCGCCGCTGAAGCGCTCAGTGGCTCAGCTCCGGCCCTGTGGTTCGGCGATCATTCCCGTAGCCAGCGGCCGCGCCTGCATCGGCTGGAACGGGAATTCGACAAGGTGCTGCGCAGCCGCGTACTCAACCCCCGCTGGATCGATGCCATGCGCGAGCACGGCTACAAGGGAGGATTCGAGATGGCGGCCAGTCTGGATTACCTGTTCGCCTACGACGCCAGCACCGGCCGGGTACCGGACTGGAGCTATGGAGCTCTCTGTGACCGCTGGCTGGGGGATGCAGCCGTGCGCCAGTTCCTGCAGGGCGCCAACCCCTGGGCCCTGCGAGATATGGCCGAACGACTGCTGGAGGCCCACCACCGCGGACTCTGGGAGAGCGCGAACCAGAACCAGCTGGACCAGCTACGCCAGCTGGTTCTGGACAGTGAGGCCATGATCGAAGCCCGTTAGGGCCTGATCAAGCGCCCCAGCCTGCCGCTCAGGCGTTGAGATCCTTGACCATGGACTTGAACGGATCGATCGATCCGGGCTTGCCCTGCTGACGGGTGATCGCCGGTTGGTCGTTGGCGTCGGTGTCGTTCTGCTTCCTGGCGGCAGCGGCCCCACCCGGGACGTTCACCCCGGTCACGGCCGAGCCCTTGAGCCGCTGCTCCAGCTCAGCGGCGGACATCTGCTTGGCAAAGGTCTTCTTGACCGGCTTGGGCACACCGCCGGTGAGATTCATCTCAGCGCTGGCGGAAGCCATGCCGGGGAGTCCTTCCGAGGCCCGTTCCAGACGCGCCTCCATCGAGGCCACCTCCTGCACCATCTCCTTGTTGCCGGGGTTATCAGCCGTACCCGGGAAGGTATGGCGAATCGTGTTGGAGCGCCGCATGAAGTTCACATCCCCCATGCTGGTGGAGGCGTCTGGCTCCAGGAAGAACGCTTCGGCTTCCTTCTTGGGTTTGGAGGCCGGCTTCGAGGCCGCCGCAGCGTTACGGGAACCGAGCAGACGATCGAAGAGGCCCATCGGCGTTGAAGAAAGGCGTCAACTGAGCCTAGCGGCCCCGCAGCTCCAACCCATGGGTATCGGTACCACAACTCTGCAAAAGGCCACGTTCAGCCAGAGCGCCGGCGATTGCTTCGCACACCAGCGGTGTCGGCGCCCAGCAACCCTGCATGGCGTAGTCGTACCAGGCTTCGGCCCCGTCAAACCCCTGGGCGGCGGCGGCCGTCAGCAGACGCTGGTGGCTCAGGCGATAGCGGGCCGGATGGGCCAGCAAGGCCAGGCCTCCAGCGGCGCGGATGGCCGCCACCACGGCCTCGGAGCGAAGCGCCGGTCCCACCACCGCCTCGCCGCGCAGGTAGATCGCCAGGGCGGGATGGTCAGGGTTGAAGCCCAGGGCCAGCACATGCACCAGACAACCCTCCAGCAGGCAGCTGATTTCGACACCACTCCAGAGGGTGGGAACGGTCACCCCTTCAGACGCCAGTTCATTCAGGGCCGCCTGCACCTGCGGACAGGCCGCCATGGAGTGGTGATCCGTCACCGCGAAATGTTCCAGACCGATCGCAGCGGCCTGGCGGGCCAGCTCGCGGGGATGCAGGCTGCCGTCGCTGCAGGTGGTGTGGCAATGGAAATTGAGCCGACCCGGGCAGCTGTCTGCCGAGACTGTTCGGAGCACCCTGGCCAGAGGGTGGTTGGCCGCCTCGCCACGCAGCTGGGGGAACGACGTCACCATCAGCAGCGGGGCCGCGATCTCGACGCGGCAGGAAGAACGCGGGGTTCGAGGCCAGGCTGGCAGCGCATACCGTCAGCCCACCAGCGAGTCGGCCGCCGCCAGCCGTTCGGCCCGCAGACGACGCCAGCGGGCATAGAACTGAATCGAGGCGGCCATGAACACCACCAGGGCCACGATGAACCAGGTGGCGGCGCCGGTAGGGAACTGGTTCTTGAACACCACCAGCATCACCACCACCACCAGCAGAAGGGTGGGCAGCTCATTGAGGGCCCGCAGCTGCTTCGGGCTCCAGCCGCAGTTGCCCTGCTGCAACTGGCCCATCAGCCGATAACAGAAGGCGTGGTACGCGAGCAGCGCCGCCACAAAGGCGAGCTTGGCGTGCATCCAACCCTGGTGCAGCCAGGCGGGATTCACGCTGAGCAGGCCGGCTGCGCAGACCACCGCCACCACCATGCCGGGGGTGGTGATGATGTTGGCCAGACGCCGCTCCATCAAGGCGTATTGCTGCTGGAAGGCAGAGCGCAGGCTGGGTTCGAGCTCCTCAGCCTCGCGGTGGTAGATGAACAGTCGCACCAGGTAAAAGAGCCCGGCGAACCACACCACCACCCCCACGATGTGGAGGGTCTTGAACCACAGATAGGCCTCGGGCGGCCAGGCGAAGGCCAGGGGCATGCGGCAGGGCGGTCGGGTCGATACAGGCTAGGGCCGGGGGTTCGGGATGTTCGGATGGGGTGCCGGTTGCCGGCAAGGCAGGAAGCGGCGCCCTGGCAACCCGGCATTGTCGAGGCGGCATTGGCACGAACCCTTGCTTCTTGCTGGGGTTTCAGATCGAGGCCTGCGCCCTGGACCTGATGTCGTCAGTCCCAGCCCTGCGTACCCAGGGATGGACAGCGGAGGAGTGTCTCTGCCCATGGAGGCGTCAGCTTCGATAGGGCATCGGTGCTTCCTCGCTGATTTCGTCCCATGCATGGGACACGAACAGGATGCCACCGTCTCGATGATGCGTCCTGATGATGCTGTTTGGCTGCGGGGCCAGAGGGGTTCTGGAACGATCAGATGCCTGTCTTCAGACTGCAGCAGGAGCCTGTCTTCAGGCTGAAGAAGAAGAAGAACACGGGTCCGAAGGCACTGACTCAATGGCTTTCCATCTGAATGGCTTTCCATGGTCTGGCTTCGCGCATTCCCGATATGGAGCGACCCACAGCGGCTGGTCAAACCAGAGACAGGGGAACCCAATCGAGGGGATGGGGCACCTGCATCTCGCGCCCTGCTCCCGGCGGCGTGGTCAGCGCCAAGTCATAGGACACCGAATACCGGCTGCTGCGACCTTCATAGGGGGTGACGCGATGGCGCAGATCGGAAGGGAAGATCAGCAACCGATGGGTCTGCGCAGCAAACACTCCCCCACTGACGGCAGCCGCCGCATAGGGCAGCGTCATGCTGTGGCTGAAATAGGTCTCCGGAGCCTGGAATTCCAGTTGTCCGGTGGGATTGTCGGGCTCCATTCGGACGTAGAACACGGCACTGAGCTGGGCATTGGGATGGGTGTGGGCATCCAGTTCACCTCCCTGGGACGGACAGATCACCGACCAGGCCTTCTGGATGTGCAGCTCCAGTCCGTGATCGGGGCCAATCAGTTTCTCCAGAAACAGGCCGGCATAGTGGGCCAGCTGGCGGTTGAGCCACTGGAATTCGCCCAGGCGGTGCAGTTGATCCATCCCGAGCTCCGCCAGCACATCACCGGTGAGATTGTTGCGGCTGGAGAATCGTTCGTGCTGATACACGGTCCGGTCCAACTGGGCAAGGAAAGCCTCCATGGCCGCTGCGGTGGCAGCATCCGGCTGGAGATCCTCCTGCAGGACAGGGGTAGGAAAGAGCCAGTGCAGGGGCATGGTGCACTCAGGCGCCGCTTGGCTCACCAGGAGAGGGCTGCAGGGGCGGCCCTTGCTCGAAGCGCTCCAGCAGAACCTGGACCGGAATCTTGGTGCCGAAGCGGCAGGCGTGGGTCTCACTCGCCCGCAGGCTGCCGTGCTCCCAGAACTTGTTGCTGCCGTTCCCACCGCCGCAGAAGCCGAAAGTCTCACAGCTCTGGTGGCAGTTCGCCACACCTGCCGTCATGTCTCCCCAGAGGCGGTGGAAGCGGTCGGTGGTGGTGGATTCCACCAGGGACATCTCTCGCAGATTGCCGAGGTTGAAACTGCCATAGGTGTCGCTGGCCACCGAGAGCAGCTCGGGATCAAAGGTGGAGAAATTCCCAAGGGCATCGACACTCAGGATCGAGAAGGGCCGATTGAGTTCGTTCTGCTGCATGCGGCGTTGATCCTGGATCAGCCCGATCACCTGATCAAATTCCCGCAGGATGACGGGAAAGCCGTCCTGCTCACTCAGATCCCAGAACGTTCGCAGGAAGTGCCGGTATTGCTCTTCCCGTTCCTGCCCCTGCATCGAGGAGCTGGTGTGAATCCCTTCCTGTTCCTCCACGTTGAACCCCACGGCGCTGATGCCGTTGTCGCGGAAGAAGCGGTAGATCCGCTCCGGTTGCTCCATCGCTTCCGCCGTGATCACGGAGATGCAGTGGAAGGGCAGGTCATGGCGATGCAGGGCCTCGATCCCCTTCATTGCCAGGCCATGGGACCCGAGGCCGTTGCGGAAACGGCGGTTGGCGTCATGAATGTCCTCGGGGCCATCCACACTGATGCCCACCACGATTCTGTTGCGACGGAAGCACTCACACCAGCCGTCGTTGATCAGGGTGGCGTTGGTCTGAACATGCTGCGTGAAGTCGATCTCCTCCGCCTGCCACTCCAGCAACGACCGGCGGATGATCGCGGTCGCTTCGTCGTACCAGCTGCAGGGCAGAGTGAGCGGCTCGCCGGCATGCCACACCAGGGCAAGCTCCGGTCCGCAATAGGGGCTCTCCAGAATGCGCTGCATCAGCAGCGGCAGCAGGCTGAGGTCGAAGTCCCGCTTCTTCTGGCGATCCGGCAGATAGCAGTAGGAGCAGTCGAGGTTGCATAACGAGGTCGACTGCACCACCACCAGGCCGATAGGGCCGAAGCGGCTGAGATCAGGCCCGGCAGAAGAGGCTCGGCTCACCAGTTGATGAACGTACGACCAGACCCATTGCGCCAGGCATCACCGCCCCCGTTGCGCCAGGCGGAGCTGCCCCCATTCCCCCAGCCGCCGCGGTAGGACCCATTGCTCCAGGTGGGGCGGCTGTTGCTCCACTTGGCGCCGCCCTTGCCATTGCTCCACTTGCCGCTGCC
Coding sequences within it:
- the cobN gene encoding cobaltochelatase subunit CobN, whose amino-acid sequence is MHRLATVPGSAEEAAQGAFVEQPAAPVLLLTSADTDIVALEALLVAEPDLLGSDLRALNLAALVHPAVIDHYVASTVAAARLVVVRLLGGKGHWSYGLERLQDWWQQDPVRRTLVVLAGTADEDRALANLGSVPPALAIGLAGCLREGGAENLRRMLRSLRCLLEGREVVPPQPSPLADPLPHDWQNDPGPRVGLLLYRALHQAGDLALVEDCLKALRGQGLCPRALWVSGLRDAVVQRGVADLLSREQVQAVLCATAFASVSVSEAGLGAPLWEALNVPVLQLLTSGQPRATWQASSIGLGPVDLSLQVALPELDGRLTTRIGAFKETEQASERLSVALTRYRPDPERLAWIAQLTAHWIRLRTTAAAERRVALVLANYPTRNSRLANGVGLDTPASAALMLQWLAQAGYDLADPDQDLALGATRHEPALPADGDALIQRLLAGRSNDPESGHRPALDHLPLECYVQWYASLPPAGRERLEAVWGPPERDGGLEAAGFPIRGLRFGRVVLLIQPERGYDRDPSLSYHSPDLPPTHAYLAQYLWLRQSFAAQVVVHVGKHGNLEWLPGKGLGLSSDCYPEWALGPMPHLYPFIVNDPGEGSQAKRRAQAVILDHLTPPLGRAGLHGDLQELEALLDEYWEACQLGSERAISLRRRLAERLEGLEFPLEPGSCQEEEESTAIRTLEERLEAADGYLCELKEAQIRLGLHTYGTLPSAGKLTELLLCLARAPQDRQPGFTQALARDLNLDLDPWSDPEEARLSELDRQRLQALQAQQCSVPLRHVGDGVVLLEQAALALLQPLLKDPEDSDSGVTAAAQPPVWGASTAAALDRVQTVLLPRLLACGDAEQQAFLRGLAGERIAAGPSGAPTRGRPDLLPTGRNFYSVDLRGLPTEAAWDLGRRSAALLLELHLQEQGDDLRCLALSVWGTATMRNGGEDIAQALALLGVQPVWDGPTRRMVDLELIPLRVLQRPRVDVTLRISGLFRDAFPQLVGWINRATAMVAALDEPEESNPLAAAARREGHSGRVYGSAPGAYGAGLQGLIDSGHWEERRDLGEAFLNWSQWRYDGDAGLGSSAGSTALAPGAIDARIDRSGLERRLRHVEVVLHNQDNREHDLLDSDDYYQFQGGLSAAAEALSGSAPALWFGDHSRSQRPRLHRLEREFDKVLRSRVLNPRWIDAMREHGYKGGFEMAASLDYLFAYDASTGRVPDWSYGALCDRWLGDAAVRQFLQGANPWALRDMAERLLEAHHRGLWESANQNQLDQLRQLVLDSEAMIEAR
- a CDS encoding PHP domain-containing protein, whose product is MVTSFPQLRGEAANHPLARVLRTVSADSCPGRLNFHCHTTCSDGSLHPRELARQAAAIGLEHFAVTDHHSMAACPQVQAALNELASEGVTVPTLWSGVEISCLLEGCLVHVLALGFNPDHPALAIYLRGEAVVGPALRSEAVVAAIRAAGGLALLAHPARYRLSHQRLLTAAAAQGFDGAEAWYDYAMQGCWAPTPLVCEAIAGALAERGLLQSCGTDTHGLELRGR
- the hemJ gene encoding protoporphyrinogen oxidase HemJ translates to MPLAFAWPPEAYLWFKTLHIVGVVVWFAGLFYLVRLFIYHREAEELEPSLRSAFQQQYALMERRLANIITTPGMVVAVVCAAGLLSVNPAWLHQGWMHAKLAFVAALLAYHAFCYRLMGQLQQGNCGWSPKQLRALNELPTLLLVVVVMLVVFKNQFPTGAATWFIVALVVFMAASIQFYARWRRLRAERLAAADSLVG
- a CDS encoding TIGR02466 family protein, whose amino-acid sequence is MPLHWLFPTPVLQEDLQPDAATAAAMEAFLAQLDRTVYQHERFSSRNNLTGDVLAELGMDQLHRLGEFQWLNRQLAHYAGLFLEKLIGPDHGLELHIQKAWSVICPSQGGELDAHTHPNAQLSAVFYVRMEPDNPTGQLEFQAPETYFSHSMTLPYAAAAVSGGVFAAQTHRLLIFPSDLRHRVTPYEGRSSRYSVSYDLALTTPPGAGREMQVPHPLDWVPLSLV
- the grrM gene encoding cyclophane-forming radical SAM/SPASM peptide maturase GrrM/OscB, translated to MSRASSAGPDLSRFGPIGLVVVQSTSLCNLDCSYCYLPDRQKKRDFDLSLLPLLMQRILESPYCGPELALVWHAGEPLTLPCSWYDEATAIIRRSLLEWQAEEIDFTQHVQTNATLINDGWCECFRRNRIVVGISVDGPEDIHDANRRFRNGLGSHGLAMKGIEALHRHDLPFHCISVITAEAMEQPERIYRFFRDNGISAVGFNVEEQEGIHTSSSMQGQEREEQYRHFLRTFWDLSEQDGFPVILREFDQVIGLIQDQRRMQQNELNRPFSILSVDALGNFSTFDPELLSVASDTYGSFNLGNLREMSLVESTTTDRFHRLWGDMTAGVANCHQSCETFGFCGGGNGSNKFWEHGSLRASETHACRFGTKIPVQVLLERFEQGPPLQPSPGEPSGA